The Thiosulfativibrio zosterae genome has a window encoding:
- the dnaG gene encoding DNA primase: MQHSGSIPKSFIEDLLARADIVQVINQRVPLKKAGGTYKACCPFHSEKTPSFNVNPQKQFYHCFGCGASGDSLKFLMEYDGLSFVEAVETLAQMNGLQVPREQLTPKQKEQQKKTHDLYDVMHLVAKFYRQQLRVHPQAELAKSYLKNRGLSAEIAKEFVVGFAPNGWDVLEKGLKADAVLLQQLVECGMLVQKENRYYDRFRGRVMFPIRDGRGRVVAFGGRVIDDEQPKYLNSPETPIFHKSYALYGLYEMRQSRQNFEQILVVEGYMDVVSLAQFGIRNAVATLGTATTNEHLDMLFRQVNEVVFCFDGDAAGLKAAWKALDLALPKMIENRSIKFLFLAQGEDPDSTVRKEGVDGFQKRIAESMPLSQFLLDGLAAKVSAPKGSPEARHQLVVLAAPYIQKAQGLYQFLLAEAFAQKLGLPTWRLEKEMGVRSGFATNQNNKQPTKALTPSTQIKSLPFKLMAILVRRPYWAIAFEADLLTALVEDKRQEYQLLAQVVVLLQQHNYLIDAVAQWMLSSGWQATWKALQDISLLDDDGFLRGEFDFSFVKLATELKEAQLLSAGLNDSALADLDKFLKDLKN; the protein is encoded by the coding sequence ATGCAACATTCTGGGAGTATTCCCAAGTCTTTTATAGAAGATTTATTGGCGCGTGCGGACATCGTACAGGTCATTAATCAGCGAGTGCCTTTAAAAAAGGCCGGTGGAACCTATAAAGCCTGCTGTCCATTTCACAGTGAAAAGACGCCCTCATTTAATGTCAATCCACAAAAGCAGTTTTATCATTGCTTTGGCTGCGGTGCGAGTGGCGACTCGCTGAAGTTTTTGATGGAGTATGACGGCTTAAGTTTTGTTGAGGCAGTAGAAACTTTAGCACAAATGAATGGCTTGCAAGTTCCACGCGAGCAGTTGACACCCAAGCAAAAAGAGCAGCAAAAGAAAACCCACGACCTTTATGATGTAATGCATCTCGTGGCTAAATTTTATCGCCAACAACTGCGTGTACATCCGCAAGCCGAGTTAGCCAAAAGTTATTTAAAAAATCGTGGCTTATCGGCAGAGATTGCCAAAGAATTTGTAGTGGGTTTTGCGCCGAATGGTTGGGATGTATTAGAAAAAGGGCTAAAAGCGGATGCAGTGTTACTTCAACAATTGGTTGAGTGTGGCATGCTGGTTCAAAAAGAGAATCGTTATTACGACCGTTTTCGTGGACGAGTGATGTTTCCGATTCGAGATGGGCGAGGGCGAGTGGTCGCTTTTGGTGGGCGCGTAATTGATGATGAGCAGCCCAAATATTTAAATTCACCCGAAACGCCTATTTTTCATAAAAGCTATGCTTTGTATGGCTTATATGAAATGCGCCAGTCCCGCCAAAATTTTGAACAAATTTTAGTGGTTGAGGGCTATATGGATGTGGTTTCGCTGGCGCAGTTTGGCATTCGCAATGCGGTTGCCACCTTGGGAACAGCGACGACCAATGAACATTTAGATATGCTGTTTCGCCAAGTGAATGAGGTTGTTTTTTGTTTTGATGGCGATGCGGCGGGCTTAAAGGCGGCTTGGAAAGCGTTAGACTTGGCTTTGCCAAAAATGATTGAAAATCGTTCAATCAAGTTTTTGTTTTTAGCGCAAGGTGAAGACCCAGATTCAACCGTTCGTAAAGAGGGGGTAGATGGGTTTCAAAAAAGAATCGCTGAGTCTATGCCCTTGTCACAATTTTTATTGGACGGTTTGGCGGCAAAAGTGTCTGCGCCAAAAGGTTCGCCAGAAGCAAGGCATCAATTGGTGGTTTTAGCCGCGCCTTACATTCAAAAAGCCCAGGGCTTGTATCAGTTTTTGTTGGCGGAAGCCTTTGCTCAAAAACTAGGATTGCCCACTTGGCGTTTGGAAAAAGAAATGGGGGTTAGGTCAGGGTTTGCGACCAATCAAAATAACAAACAGCCCACTAAAGCGCTAACACCGTCAACCCAAATTAAATCCTTGCCCTTTAAATTGATGGCTATTTTGGTGCGCCGACCTTATTGGGCGATTGCCTTCGAGGCAGATTTGCTAACCGCGTTGGTTGAAGATAAGCGCCAAGAATACCAATTATTAGCACAGGTGGTTGTCTTGTTGCAGCAACATAATTATTTAATTGATGCCGTGGCACAGTGGATGCTTTCAAGCGGGTGGCAAGCAACTTGGAAAGCCTTGCAAGATATTTCTTTGTTGGATGACGATGGATTTTTGCGCGGCGAGTTTGATTTTTCGTTTGTAAAGTTGGCAACTGAACTTAAAGAAGCGCAGCTGCTCAGTGCCGGTTTAAATGATTCAGCGCTAGCAGATTTAGACAAATTTTTAAAAGATTTAAAAAATTAA
- a CDS encoding class I SAM-dependent methyltransferase: MNPKIKSAPTLPEPDDQAKAHSAELTQRIAKQLKRQQELSFAQFMEMALYTPNLGYYANGLPKIGRQGDFITAPEVSPIFSRCMARQAEQALKQLETPNLVEFGAGRGVMARDILLELQDFPLNHYYIIELSAHLREIQKQTLSLLPLDLFNKVVWLDQLPTHPIEAVVLANEVLDAMPVERLKLEADQALIAQVIFDDTAQKFDWHYVPITERKLQKFTNALLKNIGTPPPKGYKTEINLNIKPWLASLSGFIAKGLVLLVDYGYSRAEYYQPARSMGTLRCHYQHLAHSNPFFYPGLQDITAHVDFTEVAESSFDAGFKVAGYTTQAHFLMGSGLLEMSFAPDAPVTEQIHIAQQIKTLTLPDEMGENFKVIALTKQLDLSLMGFQLRDLRHLL; this comes from the coding sequence ATGAATCCTAAGATTAAATCAGCCCCTACCCTGCCAGAACCTGATGACCAAGCCAAAGCACACAGTGCCGAGTTAACCCAGCGAATTGCCAAGCAACTCAAACGCCAGCAAGAACTCAGCTTTGCGCAATTTATGGAAATGGCGCTTTACACCCCCAACCTAGGCTATTACGCCAATGGACTGCCCAAAATTGGTCGCCAAGGGGATTTCATTACTGCGCCAGAAGTATCGCCCATTTTTTCGCGCTGCATGGCCAGACAAGCCGAACAAGCGCTCAAACAACTCGAGACCCCAAATTTGGTTGAATTTGGCGCAGGCCGTGGCGTTATGGCCAGAGATATTTTATTGGAGTTGCAAGATTTCCCGCTAAACCACTACTACATTATTGAGCTCAGCGCCCATTTGCGAGAGATTCAAAAACAAACCCTCAGCCTACTACCCTTAGACTTATTCAACAAAGTGGTTTGGCTCGACCAGCTGCCTACTCACCCCATTGAAGCGGTGGTGTTGGCAAACGAAGTCTTAGATGCCATGCCGGTTGAACGCCTCAAATTAGAAGCCGACCAGGCGTTAATTGCCCAGGTCATTTTTGATGACACCGCCCAAAAATTTGATTGGCACTATGTGCCCATTACCGAGCGCAAATTGCAAAAATTTACCAATGCCTTGCTCAAAAACATTGGCACTCCGCCGCCTAAAGGCTATAAAACAGAAATCAATTTAAACATCAAACCTTGGCTAGCATCGCTCAGCGGTTTTATTGCCAAAGGCTTGGTGTTACTGGTGGATTATGGGTATAGCCGAGCTGAATATTATCAACCCGCGCGCAGCATGGGCACTTTGCGCTGTCACTACCAACATTTGGCGCACAGCAATCCATTTTTTTACCCAGGCCTGCAAGACATTACCGCTCATGTCGATTTTACTGAAGTGGCGGAATCCAGTTTTGACGCGGGGTTTAAAGTGGCCGGCTATACCACTCAAGCGCATTTTTTAATGGGCAGCGGTCTGCTTGAAATGTCGTTTGCGCCTGATGCGCCAGTGACCGAACAAATTCACATTGCCCAACAAATCAAAACCCTCACCTTGCCCGACGAAATGGGCGAAAACTTTAAAGTGATTGCCCTCACCAAGCAGCTAGATTTGAGCTTGATGGGCTTTCAATTACGCGATTTAAGACACTTACTGTAA
- the folB gene encoding dihydroneopterin aldolase, producing MPTELDTIFVHNLRVDAVIGVYDWEKEFKQPLFFDIEMLTDIQASAATDDIHLTVSYKEVSDDVIEWVEAHQFELLETLAEQLSQLLLAKYLGIEQITLTVKKPQAVRQAETVGLKITRRRV from the coding sequence ATGCCAACGGAACTAGATACGATTTTTGTCCACAACCTAAGAGTTGATGCTGTGATTGGCGTTTATGACTGGGAAAAGGAATTCAAACAACCGCTTTTTTTTGATATTGAAATGCTCACCGATATTCAAGCATCTGCAGCCACGGATGACATTCATTTAACGGTGAGTTACAAAGAAGTGAGTGACGATGTGATTGAATGGGTAGAAGCCCATCAGTTTGAACTGCTCGAAACACTGGCGGAACAACTTAGCCAATTGTTACTGGCAAAATATCTTGGGATTGAACAAATCACCTTAACCGTTAAAAAACCTCAAGCTGTTCGCCAAGCAGAAACGGTTGGCCTAAAAATTACACGCCGACGCGTTTAA
- a CDS encoding undecaprenyl-diphosphate phosphatase, protein MDIFQAAILGIIEGLTEFLPISSTGHLIIVSDWLGLAQTEQNKSFEVIIQVAAILAIFSHYKEKFSLEHFKLWVNVAIAFVPIGLIGFLFHHQIKELFTLATVAWMFIIGGVIFLIMEKLYNEGTHRTRNIEDLSLSQAFWIGIAQMAALIPGTSRAGASIVGGVMVGLDRKTSAEFSFLLALPVLAAASGLDLLKNYSEFANTSWMPLLVGFAMAYIVAYLTMTIFLKFLDKFTFNAFGIYRIVFGIVLLIWFV, encoded by the coding sequence ATGGATATTTTTCAAGCCGCTATTTTAGGTATTATTGAAGGGCTGACCGAATTTTTACCCATCTCTTCAACGGGGCATTTAATTATTGTCAGTGACTGGTTAGGGTTGGCGCAAACCGAACAAAATAAGTCGTTTGAAGTCATTATTCAAGTTGCCGCCATTTTGGCAATTTTTTCGCATTACAAAGAAAAGTTTAGCCTTGAACACTTTAAATTGTGGGTCAATGTTGCCATTGCGTTTGTGCCCATTGGCTTAATTGGATTTTTATTCCACCACCAAATTAAAGAACTCTTCACACTGGCCACCGTGGCTTGGATGTTCATCATCGGCGGGGTGATTTTCTTAATCATGGAAAAACTCTATAACGAAGGCACACATCGCACACGCAACATAGAAGACCTAAGCCTTAGCCAAGCATTTTGGATTGGCATCGCCCAAATGGCAGCGTTAATTCCGGGCACCAGTCGTGCCGGAGCATCGATTGTTGGGGGCGTCATGGTGGGACTAGATCGCAAAACTTCTGCCGAATTTTCATTTTTACTCGCCCTGCCCGTGCTTGCGGCGGCTTCTGGACTGGACCTGCTGAAAAACTACTCAGAATTTGCCAACACTTCTTGGATGCCACTTTTGGTTGGCTTTGCGATGGCTTATATTGTTGCTTATCTCACCATGACGATTTTCTTAAAATTTTTAGACAAGTTCACCTTTAACGCCTTTGGCATTTACCGCATCGTGTTTGGTATTGTGCTATTGATTTGGTTTGTGTAA
- a CDS encoding FliG C-terminal domain-containing protein translates to MEILAKKDATGLNLLEFGPVTIEMSNEVVKALYQVIDQRLSESATAETEILQKKLNAYKVLASKMRAVDDRIIQKFAVQLLPEQLVTLVRLSGTDSFYQKVLRNLSKQNRRQFEIDYQEFKQITVHQACIYMEQIVPYIKKAAQEQRAMQEQVR, encoded by the coding sequence ATGGAAATTTTGGCCAAAAAAGATGCAACAGGTCTTAACCTTTTAGAGTTTGGTCCCGTGACCATTGAAATGAGTAATGAGGTGGTAAAAGCGCTCTATCAGGTGATTGATCAACGCCTAAGCGAATCCGCTACCGCAGAAACTGAAATCTTACAAAAGAAACTCAATGCCTATAAAGTCTTGGCATCCAAAATGCGCGCAGTCGATGATCGTATTATCCAAAAGTTTGCGGTGCAACTGCTACCCGAACAATTGGTGACGCTGGTGCGTTTGTCAGGAACGGATAGCTTTTATCAAAAAGTATTGCGCAACTTGTCTAAACAAAACCGCCGCCAATTTGAAATCGATTACCAAGAATTTAAACAAATAACCGTGCATCAAGCGTGTATTTATATGGAGCAAATTGTGCCCTATATTAAAAAAGCGGCTCAAGAACAGCGCGCCATGCAAGAACAAGTTAGATAG
- the rpsU gene encoding 30S ribosomal protein S21: protein MPSVKLRDTEPFDVALRRFKRACEKAGVLTETRKREFYEKPTWVKKRMKAAAVKRLAKRLSRDNRRTTRLY from the coding sequence ATGCCAAGCGTAAAATTAAGAGATACCGAACCATTTGACGTAGCTTTGCGTCGTTTTAAGCGTGCTTGTGAAAAAGCAGGCGTTTTAACAGAAACTCGCAAGCGCGAATTCTATGAAAAACCTACTTGGGTTAAAAAGCGTATGAAAGCTGCCGCTGTTAAGCGTTTAGCTAAGCGTTTGTCTCGTGACAACCGTCGCACAACTCGTTTATATTAA
- a CDS encoding NAD(P)H-hydrate dehydratase, whose product MNFYSAAQSRALDQLAIDQGTAGLLLMKRAAFFAFECLEKQWPKARKIGIVTGAGNNGGDGFALAQILVLAGFEVDILMTAAPETLKGDALTCYQEVLALGYQPQAFAAANLANADLLVDAILGTGLNKVVTGFYADIIEQMNASQIPILALDVPSGLQADSGAVLGIAIQAQLTCCFISRKLGLYSFQGPEQAGKIQFSRLFLADELYESFKPIAQNHPLKHWLNTLPKFKPSSHKGSRGTCCLIGGNHTMMGAIQLAGLACLKSGAGLVKIVTQTEHCLPITQALPELMAYESSHLKSILLSSRALAIGPGLGQDAWAMDCLQRILPLPHPKVIDADALNLLANQQVDISLAKRNWILTPHPAEAARLLAITTEQVQQDRVAAIIKLHSIYGGVVVLKGNGTLIFDGEHLEICTAGNAGMAMGGMGDVLSGALVSLLGQGMPLFEAACLGVALHAQAGDVLANQMGQAGVTPSDLANTLSQLLSYAG is encoded by the coding sequence ATGAACTTTTACAGCGCCGCCCAAAGCCGAGCCCTTGACCAACTTGCCATAGACCAAGGCACGGCAGGATTACTGCTGATGAAGCGCGCTGCTTTTTTTGCGTTTGAATGCCTAGAAAAGCAATGGCCCAAAGCGCGCAAGATTGGCATAGTTACAGGCGCAGGCAATAATGGTGGTGACGGATTTGCGCTGGCGCAAATTTTGGTTTTGGCGGGGTTTGAAGTGGATATTTTAATGACCGCTGCTCCCGAAACACTCAAAGGCGATGCCCTCACCTGCTATCAAGAAGTCTTAGCATTGGGTTATCAGCCACAAGCCTTTGCCGCCGCCAATCTCGCCAATGCCGATCTGCTGGTCGATGCCATTTTGGGTACAGGCTTAAATAAAGTGGTCACAGGGTTTTACGCTGACATCATCGAGCAGATGAATGCCAGCCAAATCCCCATTTTGGCGTTAGATGTGCCCAGCGGATTACAGGCAGATAGCGGTGCAGTATTGGGCATAGCCATTCAAGCGCAACTGACCTGTTGTTTTATCAGCCGCAAACTGGGGCTCTATAGTTTTCAAGGACCAGAACAGGCCGGTAAAATTCAATTTAGCCGTCTTTTTTTAGCGGACGAACTTTATGAGTCTTTTAAACCCATCGCTCAAAACCATCCCTTAAAACATTGGCTAAATACCCTGCCAAAATTTAAGCCCAGCAGCCATAAAGGCTCCAGAGGCACTTGTTGCTTGATTGGTGGCAATCACACGATGATGGGCGCAATTCAACTTGCCGGTTTGGCCTGTTTAAAATCTGGGGCAGGCCTGGTTAAAATTGTCACTCAAACTGAGCATTGTTTGCCAATTACCCAAGCCTTACCCGAACTCATGGCTTATGAAAGCAGCCATCTCAAATCGATATTACTCTCCAGTCGCGCGCTGGCGATTGGCCCCGGCTTGGGGCAAGATGCCTGGGCGATGGATTGCTTGCAACGCATTCTACCCTTGCCGCATCCAAAGGTGATTGATGCGGATGCACTGAATTTATTGGCAAATCAACAAGTCGATATTAGCTTAGCCAAGCGCAACTGGATACTCACGCCTCACCCTGCTGAAGCCGCAAGACTGCTTGCCATTACCACCGAACAGGTGCAACAAGACCGAGTCGCTGCCATTATAAAATTGCACTCAATTTATGGCGGCGTGGTGGTTTTAAAAGGCAATGGCACGTTGATTTTTGATGGTGAACACCTAGAAATTTGCACGGCGGGTAACGCGGGCATGGCGATGGGTGGCATGGGCGATGTGTTGAGCGGTGCACTGGTCAGTTTATTAGGACAAGGCATGCCATTATTTGAAGCAGCTTGCTTGGGTGTGGCATTACACGCCCAAGCCGGTGATGTGCTGGCCAATCAAATGGGCCAAGCTGGGGTCACGCCGTCAGATTTAGCCAACACCCTGAGCCAACTGCTCAGTTATGCTGGCTAA
- the tsaD gene encoding tRNA (adenosine(37)-N6)-threonylcarbamoyltransferase complex transferase subunit TsaD, whose amino-acid sequence MQTTKPPQITLGIESSCDETGIAIYHSEQGLLAHQLYSQVELHAEYGGVVPELASRDHILRVLPLIEACLEEAQLGAQKITGIAYTAGPGLMGALLTGAAVARSLAFAWQVPAVGVHHMEGHLLAPMLEQTQPSFPFICLLVSGGHTMIIRVDGIGRYRLLGDTLDDAAGEAFDKTAKMMNLGYPGGPIVSNLALQGNTDRYKFPRPMVDRPGLDMSFSGLKTFALNTWHAAQKTDAPQDLPQTQADICRAFELAVAETLTIKCKRALEQEGLNRLVVAGGVSANREIRAQLDALMAKRKGETFYPRLEFCTDNGAMIAYAGAQRLAAGQHNGLDFSCQPRWALEDLEAI is encoded by the coding sequence ATGCAAACCACAAAACCCCCTCAAATCACTTTGGGCATTGAAAGTTCTTGCGACGAAACCGGCATAGCCATTTACCACAGCGAGCAGGGTTTATTGGCGCATCAACTTTATAGCCAAGTTGAATTACATGCCGAATATGGTGGCGTGGTTCCAGAGCTAGCATCGCGCGACCACATCTTACGAGTTTTGCCCCTCATTGAAGCCTGCTTAGAAGAAGCTCAGTTGGGCGCACAAAAAATAACCGGCATTGCCTATACTGCAGGCCCAGGATTAATGGGTGCTCTATTAACTGGCGCGGCGGTTGCCCGCAGCTTGGCTTTTGCTTGGCAAGTACCCGCTGTTGGCGTACACCACATGGAAGGTCATTTACTGGCACCGATGTTAGAACAAACGCAACCAAGCTTTCCGTTTATTTGTTTGCTCGTTTCTGGTGGCCACACCATGATAATTCGAGTGGATGGCATAGGGCGTTATCGCTTATTGGGCGATACTTTGGATGATGCTGCCGGCGAAGCTTTTGATAAAACAGCAAAAATGATGAATCTGGGTTATCCGGGTGGCCCGATTGTTTCTAACTTAGCTTTGCAAGGCAATACAGATCGCTATAAATTTCCACGCCCTATGGTTGACCGTCCGGGCTTAGACATGAGCTTTAGCGGTTTAAAAACCTTTGCACTCAATACTTGGCACGCCGCCCAAAAAACCGATGCGCCACAAGACTTGCCTCAAACCCAAGCTGATATTTGCCGTGCTTTTGAGCTAGCGGTTGCAGAAACCCTTACCATAAAATGTAAAAGAGCTTTGGAACAAGAAGGCTTAAATCGATTAGTGGTGGCAGGAGGCGTGAGTGCAAACCGAGAAATTCGTGCGCAATTAGATGCCTTAATGGCAAAACGCAAGGGAGAAACTTTTTACCCACGCTTAGAGTTTTGCACAGACAATGGCGCGATGATTGCCTACGCCGGCGCTCAACGCCTGGCTGCAGGTCAACATAATGGTTTAGATTTCTCTTGCCAACCCCGTTGGGCTTTGGAAGATTTAGAGGCAATCTAA
- a CDS encoding 5-(carboxyamino)imidazole ribonucleotide synthase codes for MTPISKKVGVLGAGQLGRMLAIAGYPLGQKFGFYGISHDEPSALLGHMFTQTDEVDSLKTLVEFADVMTYESENTSVELVREISKTIPVYPGEKSLYVTQHRGREKGLFDELNIPCAPYEIVDSLESLQQAVEHIGLPAVLKTTTEGYDGKGQFVLKNADQINQAWSEIGGRELILEGFVNFKRELSLVAVRNAHNEHVYYPLVQNVHHEGILRYTIAPARDIKPEIQQQAETYMQNLLDALDHVGVLTLELFETSNGLVANEMAPRVHNSGHWTIEGAMTDQFENHVRAITGMPLGDTTPRQPLAAMVNIIGETGPVEEVLKMPGVFLHLYDKAERKGRKLGHINLIADTQEQLFERLNQLKAFMPQ; via the coding sequence ATGACCCCAATCTCGAAAAAAGTGGGTGTGTTAGGTGCAGGTCAACTCGGCCGTATGTTGGCGATTGCTGGTTATCCACTCGGTCAAAAATTTGGCTTTTATGGCATCAGTCATGATGAGCCGTCTGCGTTGTTGGGGCACATGTTTACCCAAACAGATGAAGTGGATTCGCTCAAGACGCTGGTTGAGTTTGCCGATGTCATGACCTATGAAAGCGAAAATACCTCAGTTGAATTGGTGCGTGAAATTTCTAAAACCATCCCCGTTTATCCAGGTGAAAAATCTTTATATGTGACGCAACATCGCGGGCGCGAAAAAGGGTTGTTTGACGAATTGAACATTCCCTGTGCGCCTTATGAAATTGTTGATTCACTTGAAAGTTTACAGCAAGCGGTTGAGCATATTGGTTTGCCTGCCGTGCTCAAAACCACCACCGAAGGTTATGACGGCAAAGGGCAGTTTGTGCTTAAAAATGCCGATCAAATTAACCAGGCCTGGTCAGAAATTGGCGGTCGAGAGTTGATTTTAGAAGGGTTTGTGAACTTTAAACGCGAGTTGTCTTTGGTGGCGGTGCGTAATGCCCATAACGAGCATGTGTATTATCCGCTGGTGCAAAATGTACATCACGAAGGCATTTTGCGCTATACCATTGCGCCTGCCAGAGACATTAAACCAGAGATTCAACAGCAAGCCGAAACCTATATGCAAAACCTGCTAGATGCCTTGGATCATGTGGGGGTGTTGACTTTAGAACTGTTTGAAACGTCAAATGGTTTAGTGGCTAATGAAATGGCTCCACGCGTGCATAATTCGGGGCATTGGACGATTGAAGGCGCCATGACAGACCAGTTTGAAAACCATGTGCGCGCCATTACCGGCATGCCCTTGGGCGACACCACGCCACGCCAACCTTTGGCGGCGATGGTGAATATTATTGGTGAAACTGGCCCTGTTGAAGAAGTTTTGAAAATGCCGGGTGTGTTTTTACATTTGTATGATAAGGCTGAGCGCAAAGGCCGTAAGTTGGGGCATATTAATCTGATTGCCGACACGCAAGAACAGTTGTTCGAGCGCTTAAATCAACTCAAAGCTTTTATGCCTCAGTAA
- the plsY gene encoding glycerol-3-phosphate 1-O-acyltransferase PlsY: MLIEWGGVALAYLLGSISSAIVVCKLMGLEDPRVGGSGNPGATNVKRLYGNKPAAITLVGDMLKGVLPVVVAQQMGFAPEMVILIGFAAFIGHLYPIFFQFKGGKGVATMLGVMFGLSLPIGLAVGGTWLFVAKVLKVSSLSALIATALAPIYIYFLSGEISWVVLTAVMTVILFWRHKSNIQRLIRGEEDLIKKS; the protein is encoded by the coding sequence ATGTTGATTGAATGGGGCGGCGTTGCCTTAGCTTATTTATTAGGCTCGATTTCATCCGCTATCGTGGTTTGTAAACTGATGGGATTAGAAGACCCAAGAGTAGGCGGCTCTGGCAATCCTGGTGCTACCAATGTTAAACGCCTGTATGGTAATAAACCGGCAGCGATTACTTTAGTGGGTGATATGCTTAAGGGGGTTTTGCCGGTGGTGGTTGCGCAACAAATGGGGTTTGCGCCTGAGATGGTAATTTTGATTGGTTTTGCAGCGTTTATCGGGCATTTATATCCAATATTTTTTCAGTTTAAAGGCGGCAAAGGTGTTGCAACCATGTTGGGCGTGATGTTTGGCTTGTCTTTGCCGATTGGCTTGGCGGTGGGTGGCACTTGGTTGTTTGTGGCTAAGGTGTTAAAAGTTTCATCTTTGTCCGCACTCATTGCGACTGCCTTGGCGCCGATTTATATCTACTTTTTATCGGGTGAAATATCTTGGGTGGTTTTGACCGCTGTCATGACAGTGATTTTGTTTTGGCGCCACAAATCCAATATTCAACGCTTGATTCGGGGTGAAGAAGACTTGATTAAAAAGTCTTAA
- the purE gene encoding 5-(carboxyamino)imidazole ribonucleotide mutase, producing MHTTEQALVGVIMGSKSDWPTMEKAVEMLELFQVPYELQVVSAHRTPDLMFEYAASAEARGLEVIIAGAGGAAHLPGMVAAKTLVPVLGVPVQSRALSGEDSLLSIVQMPGGIPVGTLAIGEAGAKNAGILAAQIVSNSRPKIRAAIRKFREDQTQFVMENPDPRV from the coding sequence ATGCATACCACTGAACAAGCCTTAGTTGGCGTGATAATGGGGTCAAAATCTGATTGGCCAACCATGGAAAAAGCGGTTGAAATGCTTGAATTATTTCAAGTGCCCTACGAGTTGCAGGTGGTTTCTGCGCATCGCACGCCCGACTTAATGTTTGAATACGCCGCCAGTGCCGAAGCGCGTGGACTTGAGGTCATTATTGCCGGCGCTGGTGGTGCGGCGCATTTGCCAGGCATGGTTGCAGCAAAAACCCTCGTGCCAGTGTTGGGTGTGCCTGTGCAGTCGCGTGCGTTAAGTGGCGAAGATTCTTTGTTGTCTATTGTACAAATGCCGGGTGGTATTCCGGTGGGTACCTTAGCAATTGGTGAAGCCGGGGCGAAAAATGCGGGTATTTTGGCGGCGCAAATTGTCAGTAATTCGCGCCCAAAAATTCGCGCAGCGATTCGCAAGTTCCGTGAAGATCAAACCCAGTTTGTGATGGAAAATCCCGATCCGCGCGTTTAA
- a CDS encoding GatB/YqeY domain-containing protein, with amino-acid sequence MSCELKATLSAAMKEAMKAKQKERLLVIRTIQAAIKQVEIDNQITIEEDAEILPILDKMLKQRRESEKQYIEAGRPELAEVEAFEMTVIQEFLPQALTTDEIQQMIEVAVAESGAATMQEMGKVMAILKPQMQGRADMSEVSKLIKAKLG; translated from the coding sequence ATGTCTTGTGAGTTAAAAGCAACGCTTTCAGCTGCCATGAAAGAGGCGATGAAAGCTAAGCAAAAAGAGCGTTTGTTGGTGATTAGAACGATTCAAGCGGCCATTAAGCAGGTTGAAATCGATAATCAAATCACAATCGAAGAAGATGCAGAAATTCTGCCGATTCTCGATAAAATGCTTAAACAACGCCGTGAATCTGAAAAGCAATATATTGAAGCAGGTCGTCCAGAGCTGGCTGAAGTGGAAGCTTTTGAGATGACGGTTATTCAAGAGTTTTTGCCTCAGGCTTTGACAACAGATGAAATTCAGCAAATGATTGAAGTTGCTGTTGCTGAGTCAGGTGCGGCCACTATGCAAGAAATGGGCAAAGTCATGGCGATTTTAAAACCCCAAATGCAAGGGCGTGCTGATATGAGTGAAGTCAGTAAGTTAATTAAAGCTAAACTTGGCTAA
- a CDS encoding FliG C-terminal domain-containing protein: MKVGIKKHQENEWSVQIGCASIKLDRFSVELLNITLEHLVALDSGQAHSTLTSYVRLAHKKLESLDAAGMQKWVRTVENADLLALMQCIKDQKITDMILQNVGGILARQLSADLLKAPTPTEDKAKQAIKNTMEHLFDLEARGQIQLFNADTQYI; encoded by the coding sequence ATGAAAGTAGGCATTAAAAAACATCAAGAAAATGAGTGGAGTGTGCAAATTGGCTGTGCCAGCATTAAACTTGACCGTTTTTCAGTTGAGTTGCTCAATATTACTTTGGAACATTTGGTGGCTTTAGATTCTGGGCAAGCGCATTCTACCCTAACCAGTTATGTCAGATTGGCGCATAAAAAACTCGAAAGTTTGGATGCTGCCGGTATGCAAAAGTGGGTTCGCACCGTTGAAAACGCAGATTTGCTGGCGTTGATGCAGTGCATTAAAGACCAAAAGATTACAGATATGATTTTGCAGAATGTCGGGGGTATTTTAGCCAGACAATTGTCTGCCGACTTATTAAAAGCGCCTACGCCAACCGAGGACAAAGCCAAGCAAGCCATTAAAAATACCATGGAGCATTTGTTTGATTTAGAGGCGCGCGGCCAAATTCAGTTATTTAATGCGGATACGCAATACATTTAA